The nucleotide sequence GCATCGGATCGACTGGCTTCGCATCATCCCCTTCGCGCTGATGCATCTGGCGTGCGTGGCGGTCATCTGGGTGGGATGGAGTCCTGCGGCGGTTGCGACCGCCATCGGCCTGTATCTCGTGCGGATGTTCGCGATCACGGGCTTTTATCACCGCTACTTTTCGCATCGCACGTTTCAAACCTCACGCGCTGCGCAGTTCGTCTTCGCGGTCATCGGGGCGAGTGCCACGCAGCGAGGACCCCTGTGGTGGGCCGCTCATCATCGCAACCATCACCGATTTGCGGACACGGCGCAGGACGTGCATTCGCCGCGAGAGCACGGGTTCTGGTGGGCGCATGTGGGCTGGATCACGTCGCCAGTCAACTTTCCAACCGACTTTGAGCAAGTGCGTGATCTGGCGCGCTATCCGGAATTAAAATTTCTCGATCGCTACGACCTGTTCGCGCCCGCCGCGTTGGCGCTGACGCTGTGGCTGATCGGTGGCGCGCAGCTGTTTGTCTGGGGGTTTCTCATCAGTACGGTCGTGCTGTTCCACGGAACCTGCGTCATCAATTCATTAGCGCATACGATGGGGACCCGCCGCTACAACACGGCCGATGATAGTCGTAACAGTTTCGTGCTCGCGCTGGTCACACTCGGGGAAGGGTGGCATAACAACCACCACCGCTATCCAGGGGCCACGCGCCAAGGGTTCTTCTGGTGGGAACTCGATGTCACGTATTACGGACTTCGGCTGCTCGAGCAGCTCGGCATCATTCATAGCCTGCACCCGGTGCCCGCCCGGGTGCTCGCGGAGGTTTGATGCGCATCGCAATTGTTGGGAGTGGGGTGAGCGGACTAGTGGCGGCTCATGCGTTGCACCCAGCACACGAGATCACGGTGTTTGAGGCGGATCAGCGCGTGGGCGGACATGTCCATACGTGGACGATCGAGACGCCGGCGGGACCCGTCGCCGTGGATTCTGGCTTCATCGTCTTCAACGAAACGAACTATCCGCACTTTACGAAACTGATCCGGTCGCTTGGTGTGGCGTCGCAGCCCACCGACATGAGTTTCAGCGTTCGCAACGATCGCACGGGACTCGAATACAATCCCCACAGTGCTCGCACGTTGTTCGCGCAGCCCACGAACGCGTTGCGTCCTGCCTTCTGGCGAATGTTGGGGGACGTCGTGCGCTTCAATCGCGAGTCGGTGCTCGCCTTGCGGGCGGGGCTTGGCAATGTGACGCTTGGGGAATTGCTCGAACAGGGCCACTATCATCAGCAGTTTCGTGAGAACTACCTGCAGCCGCTCGGTTCGGCGCTCTGGTCAGTGCCGCGCACCGAAGTCCTCGACATGCCGGCCGAATTCTTCATTCGGTTCTTTGAGAACCACGGCATGCTCTCCGTGCGCACGCAACCCAAGTGGCGGGTCATCGTGGGCGGATCGAATCAGTATGTGCGCGCACTGATTCGGCCGTTTGAACACCGCATTCGGCTCGGAACTCCCGTGCGGACGGTGTCGCGCGTCGCAGGCGCCGTGCTCGTGAATGGCGAGTCCTTTGACCGCGTCGTGTTCGCATGCCATAGCGATCAAGCGCTTCGTCTCCTCGCCGACCCTACACCGGACGAACAGGCGGTGCTCGGGGCGTTACCGTATCAGGAGAACACGATCGTGCTCCATACCGACACCGCAGTGTTGCCGCGCCGACGGGCGGCATGGGGTGCCTGGAATTATCACGTCACGCCGGAAGCAGGCGCGCGCGCGTCGCTCACGTACAACATGAATATTCTGCAGTCGCTCCGCACCACAGAGACGTATTGCGTCACGTTGAATGGGACGGAGTCCATTGCTCCGAGCCGTGTGCTCGGCCGAGTGGTGTATCACCACCCGCGCTACACGCTTGCAGGCTTTGCCGCGCAGGCTCGCCGCAGCGAGATCAGCGGCGTCGGGGGCACCCACTTTTGTGGCGCGTACTGGGGGAATGGCTTTCACGAAGACGGTGTGGCCAGCGCGTTGGCTGTCGTCAACGAGATCGGCTGCGGACAGCGCACCACGTGAACAGTGCGCTGTACCGAGGCGTGGTGCGCCATCGCCGGCGTGCACCGGTGACACACGCACTGCGGGTGCCGGTCTTCATGCT is from Gemmatimonadota bacterium and encodes:
- a CDS encoding FAD-dependent oxidoreductase, with the protein product MRIAIVGSGVSGLVAAHALHPAHEITVFEADQRVGGHVHTWTIETPAGPVAVDSGFIVFNETNYPHFTKLIRSLGVASQPTDMSFSVRNDRTGLEYNPHSARTLFAQPTNALRPAFWRMLGDVVRFNRESVLALRAGLGNVTLGELLEQGHYHQQFRENYLQPLGSALWSVPRTEVLDMPAEFFIRFFENHGMLSVRTQPKWRVIVGGSNQYVRALIRPFEHRIRLGTPVRTVSRVAGAVLVNGESFDRVVFACHSDQALRLLADPTPDEQAVLGALPYQENTIVLHTDTAVLPRRRAAWGAWNYHVTPEAGARASLTYNMNILQSLRTTETYCVTLNGTESIAPSRVLGRVVYHHPRYTLAGFAAQARRSEISGVGGTHFCGAYWGNGFHEDGVASALAVVNEIGCGQRTT
- a CDS encoding acyl-CoA desaturase yields the protein MDTAVNPAAIETEHRIDWLRIIPFALMHLACVAVIWVGWSPAAVATAIGLYLVRMFAITGFYHRYFSHRTFQTSRAAQFVFAVIGASATQRGPLWWAAHHRNHHRFADTAQDVHSPREHGFWWAHVGWITSPVNFPTDFEQVRDLARYPELKFLDRYDLFAPAALALTLWLIGGAQLFVWGFLISTVVLFHGTCVINSLAHTMGTRRYNTADDSRNSFVLALVTLGEGWHNNHHRYPGATRQGFFWWELDVTYYGLRLLEQLGIIHSLHPVPARVLAEV